Proteins from a genomic interval of Scophthalmus maximus strain ysfricsl-2021 chromosome 22, ASM2237912v1, whole genome shotgun sequence:
- the clk2a gene encoding dual specificity protein kinase CLK2 isoform X2: MQCIDHRRGGAHVALKIIKNVEKYKEAARLEINVLEKINEKDPDNKFLCVQMYDWFDYHGHMCISFELLALSTFDFLKENNYLPYSIGQVRHMAYQICLAVKFLHDNKLTHTDLKPENILFVNSDFTMSFNIEKKREERTVKSTAVRVVDFGSATFDHEHHSTIVSTRHYRSPEVILELGWSHPCDVWSIGCILFEYYLGFTLFQTHDNREHLAMMERILGPVPSRMIRKTRKQKYFYRGRLDWDESSSAGKYVRENCKPLRRYLLSEAEEHHQFFDLIESMLEYEPSKRLVLADSLKHPFFESSGAGEAAGSKTWEGNRDISR; encoded by the exons ATGCAGTGCATTGACCatcgcag gggaGGAGCCCACGTTGCTCTGAAAATCATCAAAAATGTGGAGAAGTACAAGGAAGCAGCTCGTCTGGAGATCAATGTACTGGAGAAGATCAACGAGAAAGACCCAGATAACAAATT CCTGTGTGTACAGATGTACGACTGGTTCGACTACCACGGTCACATGTGCATCTCTTTTGAGCTGCTCGCTCTCAGCACCTTCGACTTCCTGAAGGAAAACAACTACCTACCCTACTCGATCGGTCAGGTCCGACACATGGCCTACCAGATCTGTCTCGCTGTGAAAT TTCTCCATGACAATAAGCTGACGCACACAGACCTGAAGCCTGAGAACATCCTGTTTGTCAACTCTGACTTCACGATGTCCTTCAACATAGAGAAG AAACGAGAAGAGCGGACGGTTAAGAGCACGGCGGTGCGGGTCGTGGACTTCGGCAGTGCAACGTTTGACCACGAGCACCACAGCACCATTGTGTCCACTCGGCATTACCGCTCCCCTGAGGTTATACTAG aGCTGGGCTGGAGCCATCCCTGTGATGTGTGGAGCATCGGGTGTATCCTGTTTGAGTACTACCTCGGCTTCACCTTGTTTCAG ACTCACGACAACAGGGAGCATTTGGCCATGATGGAGAGAATCTTGGGACCAGTTCCCTCCAGGATGATTCGTAAGACGAG AAAGCAGAAGTATTTCTACCGTGGGCGTCTGGACTGGGACGAGAGCTCGTCGGCGGGGAAATATGTCAGAGAGAACTGCAAACCTCTGCGG CGGTATCTGCTGTCGGAGGCGGAGGAGCACCACCAGTTCTTCGACCTCATCGAAAGCATGTTGGAGTACGAGCCCTCGAAGAGGCTGGTGCTGGCCGACTCCCTCAAGCACCCCTTCTTCGAGAGCAGTGGCGCTGGCGAGGCGGCGGGCAGCAAGACCTGGGAGGGCAACCGAGACATCAGCCGGTGA
- the setdb1a gene encoding histone-lysine N-methyltransferase SETDB1-A isoform X1, with the protein MRRSQSVSVAKKNVCVLISVCCHRARMEGDEMEMSKEELQRWIRAKVKNSCLICPDVLKKGNALQLLLERREKQAARLLKLCESVAACEVIVKKQYSLLGLEYRDTDSDDDDKSSGCGHLPPSPCESTHSETQVRFSPAANSRTTLVPKRPDSENLNRHNPKKSLMKRPVVVLTRLPEWRISALCPLTPPNYSEGEVFGDSDCDQQWEPVDDPRNSDFSVTSLNSGPKKRRKMHQKLKEKVSSGHETHLATINTDPKSSAAQTSAPLAGKPTEAEENSTKTLKPPANTKGEASLCIISASSQAPSQATEDPPRVPQGEVSMNMTVLARRRAMSWQRGKIMEILSKEDGRLKYKVNFEGKKKSLVSGHHIAFVTSPNVEHLFVGARVVVKCDAEQRHFCPAVLAELACKKNQHRFLVFIDDQTPVYVTLYSIRLVCRPLADPLDDIVDDTHRNFMKEYMKSWPFQPLTQFLEGKVINAEYNGFQQECTVLEIDCSLVQVIFQDDQHREWLYRGSSRLERVIIMKQQMELKKAAGQKNSPTSGN; encoded by the exons ATGAGACGGTCCCAGTCTGTCAGTGTAGCCAAAAAGAACGTGTGTGTGCTCATTTCTGTCTGCTGCCACCGGG cgaGAATGGAGGGGGATGAGATGGAGATGAGCAAAGAGGAGCTCCAGAGGTGGATCAGAGCGAAGGTGAAGAACAGTTGTCTCATCTGCCCAGATGTGCTGAAGAAAGGCAACGCGCTGCAGTTGCTGCTGGAACGGAGAGAGAAGCAGGCCGCCAGACTCCTGAAGCTCTGCGA GTCTGTGGCAGCGTGTGAAGTGATCGTGAAGAAACAATACTCTTTGCTGGGATTGGAgtacagagacacagactctGATGACGATGATAAAAGCAGTGGCTGTG gACATCTACCTCCATCCCCATGTGAGTCTACTCACTCCGAGACTCAAGTACGCTTTTCTCCAGCTGCTAACAGCCGTACTACTCTGGTACCAAAGAGACCGGACAGTGAGAATCTGAATAGACAtaatccaaaaaaaagtttaatgaaGAGACCAGTGGTGGTCTTGACCAGACTGCCTGAATGGAGGATCAGTGCTCTGTGTCCACTAACACCTCCAAACTACAGTGAAGGGGAAGTCTTTGGCGATTCAGATTGTGACCAGCAGTGGGAACCAGTTGATGACCCGAGAAATTCTGACTTTTCTGTCACAAGTCTTAATTCTGGGccgaaaaagaggagaaaaatgcatcaaaagttgaaagaaaaagtttccAGCGGTCATGAAACACACCTGGCCACCATTAATACTGACCCTAAGAGCAGTGCAGCACAAACATCCGCACCGCTAGCTGGGAAACCTACTGAAGCTGAGgaaaattcaacaaaaacattgaaaccGCCTGCAAACACCAAAG GAGAAGCTTCTTTGTGCATAATATCAGCTTCAAGCCAAGCCCCTAGCCAAGCCACAGAGGACCCTCCCAGGGTGCCACAAGGGGAGGTCAGTATGAACATGACTGTCCTGGCTAGGAGGAGGGCCATGAGCTGGCAACGGGGGAAAATCATGGAAATACTATCAAAGG aagATGGTAGGTTGAAATACAAAGTTAATTtcgaagggaagaagaagagcctCGTGTCCGGCCACCACATCGCCTTCGTCACCTCGCCGAATGTTGAGCATCTGTTTGTCGGGGCTCGTGTGGTGGTCAAGTGTGACGCTGAGCAGCGGCACTTCTGCCCTGCTGTCCTGGCAGAGCTCGCCTGCAAGAAAAACCaacatag GTTCCTGGTCTTCATTGATGACCAAACTCCGGTGTACGTCACCTTATATTCTATCCGCCTGGTCTGCAGACCAT TGGCGGACCCTTTGGACGATATTGTAGACGACACCCACAGGAATTTCATGAAGGAGTACATGAAAAGTTGGCCTTTCCAGCCCCTGACCCAGTTCCTGGAGGGAAAGGTAATTAATGCAGAATATAATGGCTTCCAGCAGGAGTGTACAGTGCTGGAGATCGACTGCAGCTTGGTACAGGTCATTTTTCAG GATGATCAACATAGGGAGTGGCTCTACCGAGGCTCCTCTCGCTTGGAACGCGTAATTATTATGAAGCAGCAGATGGAGTTGAAAAAGGCGGCGGGTCAGAAGAATTCACCTACCTCAGGCAACT AA
- the setdb1a gene encoding histone-lysine N-methyltransferase SETDB1-A isoform X2, producing the protein MEGDEMEMSKEELQRWIRAKVKNSCLICPDVLKKGNALQLLLERREKQAARLLKLCESVAACEVIVKKQYSLLGLEYRDTDSDDDDKSSGCGHLPPSPCESTHSETQVRFSPAANSRTTLVPKRPDSENLNRHNPKKSLMKRPVVVLTRLPEWRISALCPLTPPNYSEGEVFGDSDCDQQWEPVDDPRNSDFSVTSLNSGPKKRRKMHQKLKEKVSSGHETHLATINTDPKSSAAQTSAPLAGKPTEAEENSTKTLKPPANTKGEASLCIISASSQAPSQATEDPPRVPQGEVSMNMTVLARRRAMSWQRGKIMEILSKEDGRLKYKVNFEGKKKSLVSGHHIAFVTSPNVEHLFVGARVVVKCDAEQRHFCPAVLAELACKKNQHRFLVFIDDQTPVYVTLYSIRLVCRPLADPLDDIVDDTHRNFMKEYMKSWPFQPLTQFLEGKVINAEYNGFQQECTVLEIDCSLVQVIFQDDQHREWLYRGSSRLERVIIMKQQMELKKAAGQKNSPTSGN; encoded by the exons ATGGAGGGGGATGAGATGGAGATGAGCAAAGAGGAGCTCCAGAGGTGGATCAGAGCGAAGGTGAAGAACAGTTGTCTCATCTGCCCAGATGTGCTGAAGAAAGGCAACGCGCTGCAGTTGCTGCTGGAACGGAGAGAGAAGCAGGCCGCCAGACTCCTGAAGCTCTGCGA GTCTGTGGCAGCGTGTGAAGTGATCGTGAAGAAACAATACTCTTTGCTGGGATTGGAgtacagagacacagactctGATGACGATGATAAAAGCAGTGGCTGTG gACATCTACCTCCATCCCCATGTGAGTCTACTCACTCCGAGACTCAAGTACGCTTTTCTCCAGCTGCTAACAGCCGTACTACTCTGGTACCAAAGAGACCGGACAGTGAGAATCTGAATAGACAtaatccaaaaaaaagtttaatgaaGAGACCAGTGGTGGTCTTGACCAGACTGCCTGAATGGAGGATCAGTGCTCTGTGTCCACTAACACCTCCAAACTACAGTGAAGGGGAAGTCTTTGGCGATTCAGATTGTGACCAGCAGTGGGAACCAGTTGATGACCCGAGAAATTCTGACTTTTCTGTCACAAGTCTTAATTCTGGGccgaaaaagaggagaaaaatgcatcaaaagttgaaagaaaaagtttccAGCGGTCATGAAACACACCTGGCCACCATTAATACTGACCCTAAGAGCAGTGCAGCACAAACATCCGCACCGCTAGCTGGGAAACCTACTGAAGCTGAGgaaaattcaacaaaaacattgaaaccGCCTGCAAACACCAAAG GAGAAGCTTCTTTGTGCATAATATCAGCTTCAAGCCAAGCCCCTAGCCAAGCCACAGAGGACCCTCCCAGGGTGCCACAAGGGGAGGTCAGTATGAACATGACTGTCCTGGCTAGGAGGAGGGCCATGAGCTGGCAACGGGGGAAAATCATGGAAATACTATCAAAGG aagATGGTAGGTTGAAATACAAAGTTAATTtcgaagggaagaagaagagcctCGTGTCCGGCCACCACATCGCCTTCGTCACCTCGCCGAATGTTGAGCATCTGTTTGTCGGGGCTCGTGTGGTGGTCAAGTGTGACGCTGAGCAGCGGCACTTCTGCCCTGCTGTCCTGGCAGAGCTCGCCTGCAAGAAAAACCaacatag GTTCCTGGTCTTCATTGATGACCAAACTCCGGTGTACGTCACCTTATATTCTATCCGCCTGGTCTGCAGACCAT TGGCGGACCCTTTGGACGATATTGTAGACGACACCCACAGGAATTTCATGAAGGAGTACATGAAAAGTTGGCCTTTCCAGCCCCTGACCCAGTTCCTGGAGGGAAAGGTAATTAATGCAGAATATAATGGCTTCCAGCAGGAGTGTACAGTGCTGGAGATCGACTGCAGCTTGGTACAGGTCATTTTTCAG GATGATCAACATAGGGAGTGGCTCTACCGAGGCTCCTCTCGCTTGGAACGCGTAATTATTATGAAGCAGCAGATGGAGTTGAAAAAGGCGGCGGGTCAGAAGAATTCACCTACCTCAGGCAACT AA
- the clk2a gene encoding dual specificity protein kinase CLK2 isoform X1, with protein MYIKPSRLVNTDWAQGGVTRRQSGPDRAEPTEHTEKRRPSLLANSAASSDDRARSKRIKEDTGDVTTDFLWDKRTGLAAKTMPHTRRYSSSDRDSRSSFQDRFRDRDRDRGRRQRHRRSPTFSSSSDRERDRDRRGRGHRQEGSYVRSRSRSFDNRSTEHRPFDRRYCERDRDREREPHGAAESYYPRNFSPTMYDYRRGRERERERDESYRRKGSRRKHKRRRRRTRSYSHSSSRSNSRTRALSVRDDEEGHLICRSGDVLQERYEIVSTLGEGTFGRVMQCIDHRRGGAHVALKIIKNVEKYKEAARLEINVLEKINEKDPDNKFLCVQMYDWFDYHGHMCISFELLALSTFDFLKENNYLPYSIGQVRHMAYQICLAVKFLHDNKLTHTDLKPENILFVNSDFTMSFNIEKKREERTVKSTAVRVVDFGSATFDHEHHSTIVSTRHYRSPEVILELGWSHPCDVWSIGCILFEYYLGFTLFQTHDNREHLAMMERILGPVPSRMIRKTRKQKYFYRGRLDWDESSSAGKYVRENCKPLRRYLLSEAEEHHQFFDLIESMLEYEPSKRLVLADSLKHPFFESSGAGEAAGSKTWEGNRDISR; from the exons atgtatataaaaccaAGCCGCCTCGTCAACACGGACTGGGCGCAGGGAGGCGTCACTCGCCGCCAGTCGGGACCAGACCGAGCTGAACCGACCGAGCACACGGAGAAGCGCCGGCCGAGCCTGCTAGCGAACAGCGCGGCTTCTTCCGACGACCGGGCTCGTAGCAAGAGGATCAAAGAGGACACTGGGGACGTCACCACGGATTTCTTGTGGGACAAACGCACAGGTCTCGCTGCCAAAACG ATGCCTCACACAAGACGGTACTCGTCTTCGGACAGAGACAGTCGGAGCAGCTTCCAGGATCgcttcagagacagagacagagacagggggCGGAGACAGCGGCACAGAAGATCACCGAcgttctcctccagcagcgacagagagagagaccgagacaGAAGGGGGCGGGGACACCGGCAGGAAGGAAGTTATGTACGCTCAAGGAG TCGTAGTTTCGACAATCGCTCAACGGAGCACCGACCATTCGACAGAAGATACTGCGAACGGGACCGCGACAGAGAACGGGAGCCACACGGAGCGGCGGAAAGTTACTATCCGCGCAACTTCTCCCCAACTATGTACGACTACCGGCGCGGCCGCGAGAGGGAGCGCGAGCGGGACGAGTCGTACAGACGGAAAGGCAGCAGGCGTAAGCACAAACGAAGGCGGCGTAGAACCAGGTCCTATAGCCATTCCTCCTCG CGGAGCAACAGCCGGACGCGGGCACTGAGTGTGAGGGACGACGAGGAAGGGCACCTGATCTGTCGGAGTGGGGACGTCCTGCAAGAGAGAT ACGAGATCGTCAGCACTCTGGGTGAAGGCACCTTCGGGAGGGTGATGCAGTGCATTGACCatcgcag gggaGGAGCCCACGTTGCTCTGAAAATCATCAAAAATGTGGAGAAGTACAAGGAAGCAGCTCGTCTGGAGATCAATGTACTGGAGAAGATCAACGAGAAAGACCCAGATAACAAATT CCTGTGTGTACAGATGTACGACTGGTTCGACTACCACGGTCACATGTGCATCTCTTTTGAGCTGCTCGCTCTCAGCACCTTCGACTTCCTGAAGGAAAACAACTACCTACCCTACTCGATCGGTCAGGTCCGACACATGGCCTACCAGATCTGTCTCGCTGTGAAAT TTCTCCATGACAATAAGCTGACGCACACAGACCTGAAGCCTGAGAACATCCTGTTTGTCAACTCTGACTTCACGATGTCCTTCAACATAGAGAAG AAACGAGAAGAGCGGACGGTTAAGAGCACGGCGGTGCGGGTCGTGGACTTCGGCAGTGCAACGTTTGACCACGAGCACCACAGCACCATTGTGTCCACTCGGCATTACCGCTCCCCTGAGGTTATACTAG aGCTGGGCTGGAGCCATCCCTGTGATGTGTGGAGCATCGGGTGTATCCTGTTTGAGTACTACCTCGGCTTCACCTTGTTTCAG ACTCACGACAACAGGGAGCATTTGGCCATGATGGAGAGAATCTTGGGACCAGTTCCCTCCAGGATGATTCGTAAGACGAG AAAGCAGAAGTATTTCTACCGTGGGCGTCTGGACTGGGACGAGAGCTCGTCGGCGGGGAAATATGTCAGAGAGAACTGCAAACCTCTGCGG CGGTATCTGCTGTCGGAGGCGGAGGAGCACCACCAGTTCTTCGACCTCATCGAAAGCATGTTGGAGTACGAGCCCTCGAAGAGGCTGGTGCTGGCCGACTCCCTCAAGCACCCCTTCTTCGAGAGCAGTGGCGCTGGCGAGGCGGCGGGCAGCAAGACCTGGGAGGGCAACCGAGACATCAGCCGGTGA
- the LOC118292199 gene encoding histone-lysine N-methyltransferase SETDB1-B, with the protein MSDSPCESVVSMNENLGGRTSSANDSFGQIKKAVVVLTRLPDYKVSALRPPTPPQFYSEDESLSSSDSDMQWEPEEDSSDSDFSFSNNKRKVAKLPRADTTKTPAPSTSSNNNDNNNPKVAASTSGHWINDKSKIRPNLPEEEVKVGMMVLARRMHMRWRRGKVMEIVTKEDGRIKYKVSFEEKGKSLVSGHHIAFDTTPTLEKLYIGARVVVQCQDNNLWFRPAILAELPSRKNHLRFLVFMDDHTPTYVGLPILHLVCRPLEDVVETLPDGHHKCFMRQYLKDWPYPHLTQYKAGESGIVELNGVKQNCDVQVVDCSLMQVLFQDSQHQEWIHRGSFRLEQHMARLLQLQGEERKPEDTEEDK; encoded by the exons ATGTCTGACTCTCCGTGTGAGTCGGTTGTTTCCATGAATGAGAATCTGGGCGGGAGGACAAGTTCGGCAAATGACTCTTTCggtcaaataaaaaaggcagTGGTGGTCTTGACCCGACTCCCTGACTACAAGGTCAGTGCCCTGCGACCCCCGACGCCGCCGCAGTTCTACAGTGAAGACGAGTCTCTCAGCAGCTCTGACTCGGACATGCAGTGGGAGCCAGAAGAAGACTCGTCTGACTCCGATTTTTCCTTCTCAAACAATAAACGGAAAGTGGCGAAACTTCCGAGGGCTGACACAACGAAGACGCCTGCACCATCAACGAGCAgtaacaacaacgacaacaacaacc cgAAAGTGGCGGCATCAACTTCTGGCCATTGGATTAATGACAAGTCAAAGATTCGTCCTAACTTGCCAGAGGAAGAGGTCAAAGTGGGCATGATGGTACTGGCCCGGAGGATGCACATGAGATGGCGGCGGGGGAAAGTAATGGAAATAGTTACGAAGG AAGATGGACGAATAAAGTACAAAGTCAGTTttgaagaaaagggaaagagcCTAGTTTCCGGACACCACATCGCCTTTGACACCACACCGACGCTGGAGAAGCTGTACATTGGCGCTCGCGTGGTGGTCCAGTGTCAAGACAACAACCTCTGGTTCCGGCCTGCTATTTTGGCAGAGCTCCCCAGTAGAAAGAACCACTTAAG GTTCTTAGTCTTTATGGATGATCACACGCCGACCTATGTTGGTTTACCTATACTTCACCTGGTGTGCAGACCat tGGAAGATGTTGTGGAGACCCTCCCTGATGGCCATCACAAGTGTTTCATGAGGCAGTACCTGAAGGACTGGCCGTACCCACACTTAACCCAGTACAAAGCTGGAGAGTCTGGCATCGTAGAGTTAAACGGAGTCAAGCAGAACTGTGACGTGCAGGTGGTCGACTGCAGCTTGATGCAGGTCCTTTTTCAG GATTCTCAACACCAGGAGTGGATCCACCGTGGCTCCTTTCGACTGGAACAACATATGGCCAGGTTATTGCAATTGCAAGGTGAGGAACGGAAGCCcgaggacacagaggaagacaaatgA
- the cers2a gene encoding ceramide synthase 2a, translated as MSRLSELIWADWIWFPEGHGWADLKDHDDKVFPKMQDLWATVPIAVCFLILRQIFEKTVAVPLASLLGVSDKQRVCAPSNPPLESYFCSTSKHPTQSSIESLSKQTGCSVRQVQRWFRQRRNQDRPCKLTKFREASWRFTFYLGAFFAGLAVLIDKPWFYDMKQMWEDFPKMPLLPSQYWYYMMELGFYLSLLFSVASDVKRKDFKEQIVHHVATIVLISFSWLVNYIRAGTLIMLVHDASDYLMESAKMFNYAGWRKTCNLIFTVFAAVFIITRLVILPFWIMYTTWVYPLTLYPAFFGFYFFNGLLVVLLILHIFWAALIMRMVIKFLPGNDIVEDERSDKEETESEEEDNGREWREKSKNGHMQNGHTPLNNNHRKRY; from the exons ATGTCTCGGCTGAGCGAGCTGATATGGGCCGACTGGATTTGGTTCCCTGAAGGCCACGGCTGGGCTGACCTGAAGGACCACGATGACAAAGTCTTCCCTAAAATGCAGGACCTCTGGGCCACCGTCCCCATCGCTGTCTGCTTCCTGATCCTCAGGCAGATATTCGAGAA GACTGTAGCGGTTCCGCTGGCCTCTCTGCTGGGAGTCAGTGACAAACAGCGGGTTTGTGCTCCTTCAAATCCCCCCCTGGAATCCTATTTCTGCAGCACATCAAAGCATCCCACACAG AGCTCCATAGAGAGTTTAAGTAAACAGACGGGCTGTTCAGTGCGACAGGTTCAGAGGTGGTTCAGGCAGCGGAGGAACCAGGACCGGCCCTGCAAGCTCACAAAGTTTCGGGAAGCAAG TTGGAGATTCACCTTTTACCTTGGTGCTTTCTTTGCTGGCCTGGCCGTCCTTATCGAT AAACCATGGTTCTATGATATGAAGCAGATGTGGGAAGACTTCCCGAAAATG ccgCTGTTGCCTTCTCAATACTGGTACTACATGATGGAACTAGGCTTCTATCTCTCGCTGCTTTTTAGCGTAGCCTCGGATGTCAAACGTAAG gatttCAAAGAGCAGATAGTTCACCATGTGGCTACCATCGTCCTTATCAGTTTCTCCTGGCTGGTCAACTACATCCGGGCAGGGACTTTGATCATGTTGGTGCACGATGCCTCAGACTATCTGATGGAG TCAGCCAAAATGTTCAACTACGCAGGTTGGAGGAAGACCTGCAACTTAATCTTCACCGTGTTCGCAGCTGTTTTCATCATCACCCGCCTCGTCATCCTCCCCTTTTG GATCATGTATACGACATGGGTGTACCCCCTGACCCTCTACCCCGCCTTCTTCGGCTTCTACTTCTTCAACGGGCTGCTGGTTGTGCTGCTGATTCTGCATATCTTCTGGGCTGCGCTCATCATGCGGATGGTCATCAAATTCCTCCCAGGAAAC GACATTGTCGAGGACGAGCGGAGCGATAAGGAGGAGACcgagtcagaggaggaagacaatgGCCGCGAGTGGAgggaaaaatccaaaaatgGCCACATGCAGAACGGTCACACGCCcctcaacaacaaccacagaAAGAGGTACTGA